The uncultured Desulfobulbus sp. genome window below encodes:
- a CDS encoding cell wall hydrolase, with amino-acid sequence MPLGFVESLLWLSLNVYHESRGEPEIGQLAVAHVTLNRAIDEHKSLAEVIMAPKQFSWTFLKKSYVPLEVNPMQESLRVAFKAMVTPDFTHGSTFYHHVNVSPKWANSLMYTGRYGSHKFYRDGDASISAAAY; translated from the coding sequence ATGCCCCTTGGTTTTGTTGAAAGTCTACTCTGGTTAAGCCTGAATGTGTACCACGAGTCCCGTGGAGAACCCGAAATAGGCCAACTGGCGGTTGCTCACGTAACGCTCAATCGTGCGATTGACGAACACAAGAGCCTTGCCGAAGTTATCATGGCCCCCAAGCAGTTCAGCTGGACCTTTCTCAAAAAATCGTATGTTCCCCTTGAAGTCAACCCCATGCAGGAATCCCTGCGCGTTGCCTTCAAAGCCATGGTAACCCCTGATTTCACCCACGGGTCGACCTTTTATCACCACGTGAATGTTTCCCCGAAATGGGCAAACAGTCTGATGTATACCGGTCGCTATGGTTCTCATAAATTTTACAGAGACGGCGATGCCTCCATTTCGGCAGCCGCCTATTGA
- a CDS encoding NifU family protein, with the protein MQENVQKVLAQIRPTLQRDGGDVEFVRLDDDNVVHVRLTGACQGCPMSRVTLKEGIEKFVKSELPTIRAVEAVD; encoded by the coding sequence TTGCAGGAAAATGTTCAAAAAGTGCTGGCGCAGATCCGCCCCACCCTGCAGCGGGACGGAGGCGATGTTGAGTTCGTTCGCCTGGATGATGACAACGTTGTTCATGTTCGACTGACTGGTGCCTGTCAAGGCTGCCCTATGTCACGCGTCACACTGAAGGAAGGTATCGAGAAGTTTGTTAAGAGTGAACTTCCAACCATCCGGGCCGTAGAGGCGGTCGATTAA
- a CDS encoding AAA family ATPase has translation MEQTDIQEKIRGIVERVTYHNETNGWSVLRVSPFGRMGELETVTVHQMKVYAGATMEFIGAWVQHPKFGRQFKARVATELRPATAGALEKYLGSGLIKGVGPKTAARIVRHFGKETLNVFEEEIDRLTEVEGIAQKKLGMIRAAWIEHRAIREVMMFLQSHGISTLFAVRIFKLYGDRSIALVQENPYRLAQDFYGIGFFSADRVALSLGFAPDSEVRVRAAIAHVLSAAREFGHCYLQLAQIISQVEELLELTLQAVIPSHLEIMAKENQLKIRLLPLEKSKERIPCYYAKSLYYDEEYVARRIAAAVGRLEVDGARVQDWVHRYTGAQEMALSREQVEAVCSVVDQRVSILTGGPGCGKTTTTRVIVALLRAMHQRVALTAPTGRAAQRMGEVIGLEAKTIHRLLEFQGSGFKRCEEHPLEADFLIVDESSMLDISLTASLLKAVAPETAMLFIGDADQLPSVGAGNVLQDCINCGLVPCYRLTTIFRQASASNIIQVAHQINRGEMPGLESPFKRPELWQESDCFFIDSAEATKQQLQFVARVKQEYSDLQAREELYEETPYGAGEQTSDAGVSFTVPEQFAHVSLGTLATADSGAAELIALAKKTHPWSSLYYGLTALDVMRKLYSEWVPKYFPSAEIQVLTPMIRGSLGAAGLNTTLQQSVNPPQSDKAELKIGERIFRQGDRVIHRRNNYDLNVFNGDIGRIVGMNTSELTLSVEFFPDGRRVEYSREQITELDLAYAITIHKSQGSEFDVVLIPVLSQHYRMLFRNLIYTGITRGKKLVVLVGARQSLAMAIHNQDTSQRQTALALLIEEQLVPLQTTKSR, from the coding sequence TTGGAACAGACGGATATTCAAGAAAAAATCCGTGGTATTGTCGAACGAGTCACATATCACAATGAAACCAACGGTTGGTCTGTACTCAGGGTCAGTCCGTTTGGTCGTATGGGTGAGCTGGAAACGGTCACCGTGCACCAGATGAAAGTCTATGCCGGGGCAACCATGGAGTTTATCGGTGCCTGGGTACAGCACCCGAAATTTGGCCGCCAGTTTAAAGCCAGAGTGGCAACTGAGCTGCGGCCTGCCACCGCCGGAGCTCTGGAAAAGTATCTTGGCAGTGGCCTGATCAAAGGGGTGGGGCCCAAAACCGCAGCCCGTATCGTTCGCCACTTTGGTAAGGAGACGCTCAACGTCTTTGAAGAGGAGATCGATCGGCTGACCGAGGTCGAGGGAATCGCCCAGAAAAAGCTCGGCATGATTCGCGCCGCCTGGATCGAGCACCGGGCCATCCGTGAAGTGATGATGTTTTTGCAGTCCCACGGCATCTCAACCCTCTTTGCCGTTCGCATCTTCAAACTCTATGGAGATCGATCCATTGCTTTGGTCCAGGAGAACCCCTACCGGCTGGCGCAGGATTTTTATGGGATTGGGTTCTTCTCCGCTGACCGGGTCGCATTGTCGCTTGGCTTTGCGCCGGATTCTGAGGTTCGTGTTCGTGCAGCCATTGCCCATGTTCTTTCAGCGGCCCGTGAATTTGGTCACTGTTATCTCCAGCTTGCCCAGATTATTTCCCAGGTCGAAGAGTTGCTGGAACTGACACTCCAGGCGGTTATTCCCTCACACCTTGAGATTATGGCCAAGGAGAACCAGCTGAAAATACGGCTGCTGCCCCTTGAGAAGAGCAAGGAACGCATCCCCTGTTACTATGCAAAATCACTCTATTATGATGAGGAGTATGTCGCCCGGCGTATAGCTGCAGCCGTGGGACGGCTGGAGGTCGATGGCGCACGGGTACAGGATTGGGTCCATCGTTACACTGGTGCCCAGGAGATGGCGCTGAGCCGTGAGCAGGTAGAGGCTGTCTGCTCGGTGGTTGATCAACGAGTCTCCATTCTCACCGGTGGACCTGGCTGCGGAAAAACCACGACTACTCGCGTCATCGTGGCCCTGTTGCGTGCCATGCACCAACGGGTCGCCTTGACTGCCCCCACAGGAAGAGCTGCCCAACGGATGGGTGAGGTCATCGGGCTTGAGGCAAAGACCATTCACCGTCTGCTTGAGTTTCAGGGGAGTGGTTTCAAGCGTTGTGAAGAACATCCTCTGGAGGCTGATTTTCTCATCGTTGATGAGAGCTCCATGCTGGATATCTCTCTGACCGCCTCCTTGCTCAAGGCTGTAGCGCCGGAGACAGCAATGCTCTTTATAGGTGATGCTGACCAGTTGCCTTCGGTTGGTGCGGGGAATGTTTTACAGGACTGTATCAACTGCGGGCTGGTGCCCTGTTACCGCTTGACCACCATCTTTCGCCAGGCGAGTGCCTCAAATATCATTCAGGTAGCACATCAGATCAACCGGGGTGAGATGCCGGGGCTCGAATCTCCTTTCAAGCGGCCCGAGCTCTGGCAGGAAAGTGATTGCTTTTTTATCGACTCCGCCGAGGCCACCAAACAACAGCTGCAGTTTGTCGCCCGGGTTAAGCAGGAATACTCCGATCTCCAGGCGCGTGAAGAACTCTACGAAGAAACGCCTTATGGGGCTGGCGAGCAGACCAGTGATGCGGGCGTATCCTTTACCGTGCCGGAGCAGTTTGCCCACGTCAGTTTAGGGACACTTGCTACTGCCGATTCCGGCGCGGCCGAGTTGATTGCTCTGGCCAAGAAGACCCATCCCTGGTCGTCACTTTACTATGGGCTCACTGCCCTTGATGTGATGCGCAAGCTCTACAGCGAGTGGGTACCTAAATATTTTCCGAGTGCAGAGATTCAGGTGCTGACCCCCATGATTCGTGGATCGCTGGGGGCCGCTGGTTTGAACACGACCCTGCAGCAGAGTGTCAACCCGCCACAGTCGGACAAGGCTGAGCTCAAGATTGGTGAGCGGATCTTTCGTCAGGGAGATCGGGTGATTCACCGCCGCAATAACTACGATCTCAATGTCTTTAACGGGGATATCGGCCGGATCGTTGGGATGAACACCAGCGAGCTCACTCTAAGTGTCGAATTTTTTCCCGATGGGCGCAGGGTGGAGTACAGTCGCGAACAGATTACCGAGTTGGACCTGGCCTACGCTATCACCATCCATAAATCACAGGGCTCGGAGTTTGACGTGGTCTTGATTCCGGTACTCAGTCAGCATTACCGAATGCTCTTTCGAAATCTCATCTATACCGGGATCACTCGGGGAAAAAAACTGGTCGTCCTGGTTGGCGCACGTCAATCCCTTGCCATGGCAATCCACAATCAGGACACCTCGCAGAGACAAACCGCTCTTGCCCTCTTGATTGAGGAACAACTGGTCCCCCTGCAGACAACCAAAAGCCGATAA
- a CDS encoding tetrahydrofolate dehydrogenase/cyclohydrolase catalytic domain-containing protein, with protein MPAQIISGVETAKAIREELTTEIADLKSQHGVVPGLVTILVGEDPASQSYVAAKNKTAHALGIHSEQVTLPADTSEEELLRIVGEYNANTAIHGILVQLPLPKHINEAKVLFAIDPEKDVDGFHPVNVGKMMLGERCFLPCTPHGILELLQRSGTETSGAEVVVVGRSNIVGKPIANLMLQKRKAGNATVTICHTRTKDMDYHTKRADILIVAAGVPKMIKGNQVKEGAVVIDVGVNRIGQAESGKAILAGDVDFDDVVGKVKAITPVPGGVGPMTITMLMKNTLQAAKQAAGLV; from the coding sequence ATGCCAGCACAAATTATCAGCGGTGTTGAAACCGCCAAGGCCATCCGCGAAGAACTGACCACTGAAATTGCCGATTTGAAGAGCCAGCATGGGGTGGTTCCCGGTTTGGTGACCATCCTTGTCGGTGAGGATCCTGCATCCCAGTCCTATGTGGCCGCAAAAAATAAAACCGCCCATGCCCTTGGGATTCATTCCGAGCAGGTGACCCTGCCTGCGGACACCTCCGAAGAAGAGCTGCTGCGCATTGTTGGCGAGTATAACGCCAATACAGCGATTCATGGTATTCTGGTGCAGCTTCCCCTGCCCAAACATATCAACGAGGCCAAGGTACTTTTTGCCATTGACCCGGAAAAAGACGTTGATGGGTTCCACCCGGTGAACGTGGGCAAGATGATGTTGGGCGAGCGCTGCTTTCTGCCCTGTACCCCGCACGGTATTCTGGAGCTGCTTCAGCGTTCGGGAACAGAGACTTCCGGTGCCGAGGTTGTGGTCGTCGGCCGCTCCAATATTGTTGGCAAGCCTATTGCCAACCTCATGCTCCAGAAACGCAAAGCTGGCAATGCCACCGTGACCATCTGCCATACCCGCACCAAGGACATGGATTATCACACCAAGCGTGCCGATATCCTCATTGTTGCAGCCGGTGTGCCCAAAATGATCAAGGGCAATCAGGTGAAAGAGGGGGCTGTGGTTATTGATGTCGGCGTTAACCGTATTGGTCAGGCTGAGAGCGGCAAAGCGATCCTGGCCGGTGACGTTGATTTTGATGACGTGGTGGGTAAGGTCAAGGCCATTACTCCTGTTCCTGGTGGAGTTGGCCCCATGACCATCACCATGCTGATGAAAAACACGCTCCAGGCAGCCAAACAGGCTGCTGGTCTCGTCTAA
- a CDS encoding chloride channel protein, giving the protein MRRKQQISTLLYPLLIAILIGALAGLGAVFFRWLIHQLLLFFDWVLLLVQQGHPTPWLFRLLLPAAIGLLLGPIIVFFAPETRGPGVPEVIEALSLRGGNIRHRVTLFKTGATALFIAAGASVGREGPIVQIGASIGSSISQLLRIDRDKRRIAVACGAAAGIAATFQAPMAGTLFVAEIILREIEAVALSSLVIAAVTGTLVSRACWQGAAVFHIPAFSMQHPADLLLYLAMGICCGLLGLLLMSLVFGLPQLLDKTFLPRWAMPCFGGLIVGLLGLFCPQALGLGYETINQALTNQLPLSLAFWLVLLKTLTTGFSLGSGMSGGIFAPSLFLGAMVGTVFGNIAQALWPATHELTAHFSLIGMGALVSGTTLAPITAILTIFELTYNYEVIVPLMVACIPSVLVVQLLHGYSIYETNLLGRGINIVRGHDVNRLRNMLVKDYMCWEYEAVEENLPLGRLAELMAASSFPHFVVLNTEKSLTGVITLRDLRSLLGESPSKEISWSSPVGQLMQREVITVQEEDSLEAAFDLFARHTISFVPVRAKHAPATTIGILKKSDLVAAYDQQILKDRILPSRSWFIPLQRKGSAKK; this is encoded by the coding sequence GTGCGAAGAAAACAGCAGATCAGCACTCTGCTCTACCCTCTGCTCATTGCTATCCTTATTGGTGCGCTCGCCGGTTTAGGCGCTGTCTTTTTTCGCTGGTTAATCCACCAACTGCTGCTGTTTTTTGATTGGGTCCTGTTGCTTGTACAGCAGGGCCACCCCACCCCCTGGCTGTTTCGTCTCCTGCTGCCTGCCGCAATCGGCCTTCTCCTCGGTCCAATCATCGTCTTCTTTGCCCCTGAAACCCGTGGGCCGGGAGTACCCGAGGTTATCGAAGCACTCTCCCTGCGAGGTGGCAACATACGCCACCGAGTGACACTGTTTAAAACCGGGGCTACCGCCCTGTTCATTGCTGCCGGCGCCTCAGTTGGCCGTGAAGGTCCCATTGTCCAGATTGGTGCCTCCATAGGCTCCAGCATCTCACAATTGTTACGGATTGACAGGGATAAACGCCGAATAGCGGTCGCCTGTGGTGCTGCAGCCGGTATTGCCGCCACCTTTCAAGCGCCGATGGCAGGGACTCTTTTTGTTGCGGAAATTATCCTTCGAGAGATTGAGGCGGTGGCCTTAAGCAGTCTGGTCATTGCTGCAGTCACCGGCACCCTGGTCAGCCGCGCCTGCTGGCAGGGTGCCGCCGTTTTTCATATCCCTGCCTTCAGTATGCAGCACCCGGCTGACCTGCTTCTCTACCTAGCCATGGGCATATGTTGCGGGTTACTGGGCTTATTGCTCATGAGCCTGGTCTTTGGCCTGCCCCAGTTACTGGATAAAACCTTTCTTCCTCGCTGGGCCATGCCTTGTTTTGGCGGCCTGATAGTCGGCCTTCTGGGCCTGTTCTGCCCCCAGGCTCTGGGCCTTGGCTACGAGACCATAAACCAGGCTCTGACCAACCAGTTACCGCTGAGCCTGGCCTTCTGGCTGGTGCTGCTCAAAACGCTCACCACAGGATTTTCACTGGGATCAGGGATGAGTGGCGGTATCTTTGCCCCCTCTCTTTTTCTTGGTGCCATGGTGGGAACCGTCTTTGGCAACATTGCCCAGGCGCTCTGGCCGGCTACCCATGAGCTCACCGCCCATTTCAGCCTCATTGGCATGGGAGCCTTGGTCAGCGGCACCACCCTTGCCCCCATAACCGCCATTCTCACCATTTTTGAGCTGACCTATAATTACGAGGTGATCGTCCCTCTGATGGTGGCTTGCATTCCCAGTGTCCTTGTTGTCCAGTTACTGCACGGCTACTCGATCTATGAGACCAATCTTCTGGGACGAGGCATTAATATTGTCCGCGGACACGATGTCAATCGGCTGCGCAATATGCTGGTCAAAGATTATATGTGCTGGGAATATGAGGCTGTGGAGGAAAATTTGCCTTTAGGGAGGCTCGCGGAGCTGATGGCGGCGAGCAGTTTTCCCCATTTTGTAGTGCTGAACACGGAGAAAAGCCTCACAGGAGTTATTACCCTGCGTGATCTTCGCAGTCTCTTGGGAGAAAGCCCAAGCAAGGAGATCAGCTGGTCATCGCCTGTGGGGCAGTTGATGCAGCGGGAGGTGATAACAGTACAAGAGGAGGATAGCCTGGAGGCAGCCTTTGACCTCTTTGCCCGACACACCATATCCTTTGTGCCGGTACGGGCCAAACACGCCCCTGCAACGACAATCGGTATTCTCAAGAAATCAGATCTCGTCGCGGCCTATGACCAACAGATCCTCAAAGACCGTATCCTGCCTTCACGTTCCTGGTTTATCCCCTTGCAGAGAAAAGGCTCAGCTAAAAAATAA
- a CDS encoding sigma-54 dependent transcriptional regulator: MHTILIVDDEPNYQIVLAELLKDEGYEVFTADSGKAGLPTVYSTDLDLVISDMKMPGMDGIEFLAKIKEFNRELPVILITAYAEVDKAVEAMRLGAFTYLAKPFSNQQLLASVTKAIEHYGLVREIRRLREEATPKSGFGGMIGKSPSMRAVYQLIEKVSPTPSSVLITGESGTGKELVARAIHNLSPRKDAPFISVNCAALSEHLLESELFGHEKGAFTDAVVMRKGRFELADTGTLFLDEIGEMPQQLQAKLLRVLQDKSFERVGGTVTQNVDVRILAATNKDLKDEVDKGHFREDLYYRLNVIHIHLTPLRERVDDIPPLVTHFIEKNSKTLSKEFDISPEALRLLVSLPWEGNVRELENTIERAAILCNGNRIEPEDVQPDSSELITAQEWSTGLELSQFIPENLSLAEVLNGIEEKLVRKALDDNFYVQARAAEQLGITKSLLQYKMKKYNLQRRKK, encoded by the coding sequence ATGCATACCATTCTCATTGTTGACGACGAACCTAACTATCAAATCGTTCTGGCAGAGTTGCTCAAAGACGAGGGATACGAGGTTTTCACCGCCGACAGCGGCAAGGCTGGATTACCCACTGTTTATTCCACTGACCTGGACCTAGTCATATCCGACATGAAAATGCCAGGAATGGATGGCATCGAATTTCTTGCTAAAATTAAGGAATTCAACCGAGAGTTACCGGTGATACTGATCACCGCCTATGCGGAGGTAGATAAGGCGGTGGAAGCCATGCGCCTGGGCGCTTTTACCTACTTGGCCAAACCTTTTTCCAACCAGCAACTCCTTGCCAGCGTCACCAAGGCGATAGAGCACTACGGACTGGTTCGGGAGATTCGGCGTCTGCGGGAGGAAGCTACCCCAAAATCTGGTTTTGGCGGCATGATCGGTAAAAGCCCCTCAATGCGTGCGGTGTATCAGCTGATTGAAAAGGTCTCTCCCACCCCCTCCTCGGTGTTGATTACCGGTGAATCTGGAACGGGCAAGGAGTTGGTTGCACGGGCAATTCATAACCTCAGCCCCCGCAAGGATGCTCCTTTTATTTCGGTCAACTGTGCGGCCCTCTCCGAGCATCTTTTGGAAAGCGAGCTCTTTGGTCATGAAAAAGGTGCCTTTACCGATGCGGTGGTCATGCGCAAGGGGCGCTTTGAACTGGCCGATACCGGCACCCTCTTTCTCGATGAAATCGGTGAGATGCCGCAACAGCTCCAGGCTAAACTGCTGCGAGTTCTTCAGGACAAAAGCTTTGAACGGGTGGGGGGAACGGTTACTCAGAATGTAGATGTACGAATTTTAGCCGCAACCAATAAAGATTTAAAAGACGAGGTCGACAAGGGGCATTTTCGCGAAGATCTCTATTACCGGCTCAATGTGATCCATATACACCTCACGCCGCTGAGGGAACGGGTGGATGATATTCCACCACTGGTGACACATTTTATTGAAAAAAACAGCAAAACACTGAGCAAAGAATTCGATATATCTCCCGAAGCACTACGCCTGTTGGTCAGCCTTCCCTGGGAAGGGAATGTACGAGAGCTTGAAAACACCATTGAGCGGGCTGCTATTCTCTGTAATGGCAACCGCATTGAACCTGAGGATGTACAACCCGACTCCAGTGAGCTGATCACTGCCCAGGAGTGGTCCACCGGTCTGGAGCTGAGCCAGTTCATTCCGGAAAATCTCAGCCTGGCTGAGGTTCTCAACGGAATTGAGGAAAAGCTGGTCCGCAAGGCGCTGGATGACAACTTCTATGTACAGGCACGGGCGGCCGAACAGCTGGGTATCACCAAGAGTTTACTCCAGTATAAGATGAAGAAATATAATCTGCAGCGACGCAAAAAATAA
- a CDS encoding PHP domain-containing protein: MCIDLHTHSVYSDGSSTPEQLIELATRNGLKGLALTDHDTVEGVAELVRLGIQAGIPIIAGVEISTTLREHTLHMLGYGIDPTDPNLLAWLKPLQEGRDKRNAAILEKLQNLGIEISAAEVERISGCGQTGRPHIARFLVENGVVESFEAAFRQLLGRNKPAWESRFSYPAAEAIAMIHRCGGVAVLAHPGHIDKQMRKQPAILRELVLRGLDGLELYYPTHSRKMKKKLRALALELGLLTTGGSDFHGQTRPKHRLAGTSHEFCPPDSILAELQERLQTIR, translated from the coding sequence ATGTGTATTGACCTGCATACCCATTCCGTCTATTCCGATGGCAGTTCAACACCGGAGCAACTTATAGAGCTCGCCACACGCAATGGACTCAAAGGTTTAGCCCTTACGGACCATGACACCGTTGAGGGGGTTGCTGAACTGGTTCGTCTCGGTATTCAGGCAGGTATTCCTATCATAGCCGGGGTGGAAATATCCACCACTCTGCGCGAACATACACTGCACATGCTGGGATACGGTATTGATCCCACAGATCCAAATTTGCTTGCCTGGCTCAAGCCTCTACAAGAGGGCCGAGACAAGAGAAACGCCGCTATCCTTGAAAAACTGCAAAACCTGGGTATTGAAATTAGTGCTGCAGAGGTTGAGCGTATCTCTGGCTGTGGCCAGACCGGACGCCCGCATATTGCCAGGTTTCTGGTTGAAAATGGCGTTGTCGAGTCCTTTGAGGCAGCCTTTCGCCAATTGCTTGGTCGCAATAAGCCGGCTTGGGAGAGTCGATTTTCTTACCCGGCTGCAGAAGCCATTGCCATGATCCACCGCTGTGGAGGAGTAGCGGTTTTGGCACATCCTGGGCACATCGACAAGCAGATGCGCAAACAACCAGCCATTCTTCGCGAGCTTGTATTGCGCGGATTAGACGGCCTGGAGTTGTACTATCCAACACATAGTCGTAAAATGAAGAAAAAGCTGCGCGCACTTGCTCTGGAACTGGGCTTACTCACCACTGGTGGCAGTGATTTTCATGGCCAAACCCGACCGAAACACCGATTGGCTGGTACCAGCCATGAATTCTGTCCACCCGATTCTATTCTGGCAGAACTGCAAGAGCGTCTCCAGACAATCAGGTAA
- a CDS encoding CbbQ/NirQ/NorQ/GpvN family protein, whose amino-acid sequence MSGQQLRIDEYRVETEPYYLATGDELAVAEAAYADGSPLLLKGPTGCGKTRFMEYLAWYLKRPLVTVSCHDDLSTSDLVGRYLIRSGEAVWTDGPLTMAVRAGAICYLDEVVEARKDTTVVIHPLADDRRQLPIEKRGELLTAPDEFMLAVSYNPGYQSVLKDLKASTRQRFVALSFDYPEADKESEIVCKEAGVEQLLAKSLVKLAGMTRGLKDSGLPEGASTRLLIQTGKLIGRGIDVRTACRAAVSEALTDDKELLAAMDEMISSLF is encoded by the coding sequence ATGTCTGGACAACAGTTGCGCATAGATGAATATCGTGTTGAAACGGAACCCTATTACCTTGCCACGGGTGATGAGCTCGCGGTAGCCGAGGCGGCTTATGCTGATGGATCTCCGTTGCTCCTCAAAGGGCCGACTGGTTGCGGAAAAACCAGGTTTATGGAGTACCTGGCCTGGTATCTTAAACGACCGCTGGTAACTGTGTCCTGCCATGACGACCTTTCGACCTCAGACCTTGTCGGACGTTATCTGATTCGCTCAGGTGAGGCTGTCTGGACCGATGGCCCCTTGACCATGGCTGTGCGTGCCGGTGCTATCTGCTACCTGGATGAGGTTGTCGAGGCCCGAAAAGATACCACGGTTGTTATCCATCCTCTGGCAGACGATAGACGTCAGCTTCCCATAGAAAAAAGAGGGGAATTACTCACCGCGCCCGATGAGTTTATGCTGGCTGTCTCCTATAATCCAGGATACCAGAGTGTACTCAAAGACTTAAAGGCTTCAACCCGACAACGTTTTGTTGCACTCAGTTTTGACTATCCCGAAGCAGACAAGGAATCTGAAATTGTATGTAAAGAGGCCGGTGTTGAACAATTGTTGGCCAAATCTCTGGTGAAGCTTGCGGGGATGACGCGAGGACTGAAAGATTCCGGGCTTCCCGAGGGAGCATCGACCCGACTGCTGATTCAGACAGGAAAACTCATTGGCCGTGGCATAGACGTGAGGACAGCTTGCCGTGCGGCGGTGAGTGAAGCCCTAACAGATGATAAAGAGTTGCTTGCGGCAATGGATGAAATGATCAGCTCACTTTTCTAA